From a single Cyprinus carpio isolate SPL01 chromosome A3, ASM1834038v1, whole genome shotgun sequence genomic region:
- the LOC109074268 gene encoding serine protease 27-like, whose product MMKMINILSVAFSITLLVRGCDTEQNAVVCGSAKLNTRVGGNSSLVSPGVWPWMASLQFNGSHVCGGTLIAERFVMSSASCFTRSTNASHWTVILGRLNQNGSDSTEVSTKVVNITLSSGTGENVAVLQLAVAPNLTNFIQPICVDMGDNTFSANTQCWAAGWGSGAGVSQTLQEIQTSVVSCGNSSSNNNICTSSLNLQEGDQGGPLMCKLGQSWIHAAVLTLQSSIQTSISSSSSSSVTSSSNSTLKTARAQDVQVFTKTSSFASFLTSVVGSFPTKATNSTSSTTSAAANKPPQAASSGAQASSSFCFTVSVLLLALTALKIFQGIN is encoded by the exons ATGATGAAGATGATCAACATACTCAGTGTAGCTTTTTCCATCACTCTTCTAGTGAGAG GGTGTGACACAGAACAGAATG CTGTAGTGTGTGGAAGTGCCAAACTGAACACCCGTGTTGGAGGAAACAGCTCTCTCGTATCTCCGGGTGTTTGGCCATGGATGGCCAGCCTGCAGTTTAACGGCAGTCACGTTTGTGGAGGAACGCTGATTGCTGAACGGTTTGTCATGAGCTCTGCCAGCTGCTTTACCAG ATCCACCAATGCCTCTCACTGGACTGTGATCCTGGGCCGTCTGAATCAGAATGGCTCCGACTCCACTGAGGTCTCTACAAAAGTGGTGAATATCACACTCAGCAGTGGTACAGGTGAAAATGTTGCAGTCTTGCAGTTGGCTGTTGCACCAAACCTCACAAATTTCATTCAGCCTATATGTGTGGACATGGGAGACAATACCTTCAGCGCTAACACTCAGTGCTGGGCGGCAGGATGGGGCTCAGGAGCAGGAG TAAGTCAGACTCTTCAGGAAATCCAGACCTCTGTTGTGAGTTGTGGAAACTCATCCTCAAACAACAATATTTGTACAAGTTCCTTGAACTTACAGGAG gGTGATCAGGGTGGTCCGCTGATGTGTAAGCTGGGTCAGTCATGGATCCATGCTGCTGTTTTGACATTACAGAGCAGCATACAGACTAGTATttcaagcagcagcagcagctctgtcACAAGCTCCAGCAACAGCACTCTCAAGACTGCTCGCGCTCAAGATGTCCAGGTCTTCACTAAAACCTCCAGCTTTGCCTCATTCCTGACATCTGTTGTGGGTTCCTTCCCTACAAAAGCCACAAACTCCACAAGTTCAACTACAAGTGCAGCAGCAAACAAGCCACCCCAAGCTGCCTCTAGTGGGGCACAAGCATCTTCTTCCTTCTGTTTTACCGTTTCAGTCCTCTTGCTGGCACTTACAGCTCTTAAAATCTTTCAAGGCATCAACTGA